GCAGTCATTTCGAGTGCGGCGGATGCCAGGTGGTGGCGGAAACCGAGACGGTCGCGCAGACAATCGACATTTTTCGCACAACGCGTCCAGACGTGATCGCGCTCGACATCGGGCTGCGCGGTGCGAAGGGGATCGACGGGTTACAGCTGTTCAGGACGATTCGCCGCGAGTCGCCTGCGGCGTCGATCGTGATCGTCACCGCGTCGCAGTCACCCGACGACCATCGAATCTATCGGCGCGAGGGAGCGCTCGAATGCATCGCGGAGCCGTTCGGCAATTTCGGCCTGGCGCGGGTGTGGCGCCGGCTGTTGGATGTTTATCCCGAGCTCAGACGCACGGACCGGGCCGCCTCCGGGCACTGATTCGCCAGCCCACCGTCAGTCTGATTTTCGCACCATCAAGCGTTCAATTGAGACGGGCTGTCCGGGGACGCAATTGACCCACAGCACCCATCCGGAATTCTCGCTGGAATAGAGCGGCGCCGGCGTTCCGCAATAAAAGGCGCGGGTCGAGCCCTGCGATACGTCGCCTAAGACGTGCACGTGGCCGAGCGCCACGTAGTCGTAGCGCGAGCGTTCGATTTCCGCCGGCGTGATCGGCGACGATCGTTCAATCTCGCCTTCCTCCATGAAAAATCCGTGCGCCAGCGCGATGTTCCAGAGTCCTTCCTCCCGCTCGGGCACGCCGCCGAGCGGCCGGTAGTCCGGCGTATGCTCGACTATCGCGCGGCCCCATACCCGAGCCGCAAGCTCGGGAAAATCGATTGCTCTGCCCTCGGGCTCGAGAATCAGGTGCAGATTTTCCGGGATGGCGCCGGGCGCGAGGCCCGCATAGATCGATCGCTCGTCGTGCGCGTCATGATTGCCGGGAATCATCACGACCGGCATCTGAGCCCGTCCGATCGTTGCCATCGCGAAGGCGAGGCCTTCTTCGCTGACGCGCGCCGAATCGAACAGATCGCCGACTATCAGCAGCATGTCGGCGTTGCGGTCGTTGGCGATGTCGATGACCCGGGCAAATGCGTTGCGCACTACGGCGCGCAAATACGCGCCGCGCTCGCCTGACCCGAACGTATCGCTTTCCAGATGAACGTCGGAAGTGTGAACGATCCTGAGTGGATGATGCGGATGCGGCTTAGCTGGCAAAACTGCTTCCTTCGATGCGCCGATCGGGTCGCGGTCGCTCGGTTCCGGTCGATGATAACATGCGGTAGAGTCAGAATTACCAGGGGTCGAGCGCCCATTCTATCGCTCGAGCCGAAAGGCCGCGAGGCGCACCAGCGTATCGCAGGGGGTTTTCTCACTTGATCGTCGTAATGAAAGCGCACGCCAGCGAAGCGGAAATTCAGGCGGTGGTCAGGATGGTCGAGGATCTCGACTACAACGCTCACATTATCCGCGGCGTCGAGCGCACGGTTGTCGCATGCGTGGGCGACGAGCGTGGCGAGAAGCATCAACTGACGCATCTGGAATCGGTAGCCGGGGTGGAGCGCGTGATGCCGGTGGTGAGGTCGTTCAAGCTGGCGTCGCGCGAGGTGCGGCCCGAAGGCTCGCGAATCAAGGTCGGCAACGCTGAAATCGGAGGCCCGCGAATCACGGTGATCGCGGGACCGTGCGCGGTCGAGAGCGAGGCGCAAATCGAGGCCGCGGCCGACGCGGTCAAAGCCGCGGGCGCTCATGCTCTGCGCGGGGGAGCGTTCAAGCCGCGGACGTCGCCGTACTCGTTTCAGGGAATGGAAGACGAGGGGCTGGTGTTGCTCGAACACGCCGGGCGGCGCGTGGGATTGCCGGTGGTGACCGAAATTATGGATCCGCACGACATCGAGCTGGTCGCCGAGCATTCCGACATGCTGCAAGTCGGGGCGCGCAACGCGCAGAATTTCTCGCTGCTGCGCCGGCTCGGGAGAATCAACAAGCCGGTGCTGCTCAAGCGCGGCATGTCGATGAAGCTCGAAGAGTTCATGATGGCGGCGGAATATATTCTGTCGGAGGGCAATCCCAACGTCGTGCTGTGCGAGCGCGGGATTCGCACCTTCGAGACCGCGACCCGCAACACGCTCGATCTAAACGCGGTGCCGCTGCTCAAGGAGTGGACGCATCTGCCGGTGCTGGTCGATCCGAGCCACGGGACGGGAATCTACTCGCTGGTGGCGCCGATGGCGCTGGCTGCGATCGCGGCCGGCGCCGACGGATTGCTGATCGAGGTGCATCCGCATCCCGAGAGCGCGCTGTCGGACGGCCCGCAGCAGTTGAAGCCGTCGCGGTTTGCCGACCTGATGAAGGCGCTCAAGCCGCTGGCCGAGGCGGTGGGAAGAACGCTGTAAATTTCGCTTTCGCCGGGGGCATTGAAAACTCACGCGGTCATGAGATTTTCTTGTCGTCCTTGTAGGTTTCCTCCCAATTCTTGAAGCCGTTGGGGTCCCATCGCTTCCACACACCCTCGCGCTTGCCGTTCTTGTACATTCCGGTCGCGGATATTTTGCCGCTGGTGTACCAGCCGACGTGCTCGCCCTCCTGCACGCCGTCCTGGTAGTGATCGATCGACTGCTTCTGTCCGTTGTCGTACCACATGGTCCATTCGCCGGTCTGCTTGCCGTCATGATATTCGCCCTGGATCATCTTTGACCCGTCGTCGTGGTAGAGCACGTAGGGTCCTTCTTTGACCTCCTGGCCGCCCACGGTCTTCACGCACGCGGTCTCAGAGCCTTTGGGCGGCGCCTCTCCTACCGGTCGGGTTCCGGGCGGGCATGACGGCACGGTTTTGCAGGCGAAGAGGGTCGTGGCGAGGATTATGAGTGCGATTTTGGCGTTCATTTTGAGGATCAAGTTGGGCTAGAAAAAGGCGATTTATACCATATGTTGCGGTCTAGTGATCGGTGGGCCACCAAGGCTAGCTTTGTTCCGCCAAAATTAATATCTCGTGCGACCGGGGCTCGCCTGACGACTGCAGACGAGCGAGTGCGCGCGGAATGTGTGCGATGAGCGAAGTGCATAAGTGATCATTTAGCACGTCGAGGGAGAAATGATGAGGCTGAAAAGTTCACCCGCGGCGGCGGCAGTACATTGTTGAGGCCGCGCTCCGTTGTCGCGCGCGACCACTGCCAATGGCTTAATACTGCGCTGCCGTCGCCACGGCCAGGGGCTGCGGCCCCTGCACCCGCAGTGAGAAGACGCGAAAATCTGCGCAGCGCATCTTTTCGCGACTATGCGATGGAAGGGGTGACCCCTGGCCGTTGCGACGGCAGCGCAGTGTTTGGCCGTAGCGACGGGTACGGGGCGTTCGCGACGCTCGCTCGGCGTGTGACGGGGTCACCGCGCCGGAGCGGAAGGGGCGGAAGCTGAGTTGACTGTCCGCCATTTGTCGGTCGCGCGGCAGTCTGTTAACTGAATGTCGATGAATCTCCGACACGCCGCCGCGCTGATGCTGCTCGTGCTCGCTATATCGATGGCCGGTTGCGGCAGTAGCAGCCATTCATCGCCGTGCAGGCGATCGAGTCCGGGAATAATAGTCACGTGCCAACACTCCAGTGTGGTGGGCGCAACTTCATTACCGGATAGTCCATACGGGCCGCGACAATAGAACCTTCGCCACGCCGGCGCTGTTTGCGGCCATCATTGCGGGCGCGGCGCGAAACCGCACGCGCACAAAGGGCATCGCGGCGAGAACCTTTTACATGCCGCCGTGTCTGACGCCTCCTGAATCGTGCGCTGAAATCTCCCTCGCCCAGAGGCAGAATCCTGAATCGCGCGCGCCCGTTGGCACGGGAGGCCAGTATTAAGAAAGGAAAACAGGGCGCGCTCTATAAGGACCCTCACCTTCATCCTCTCCCTAACAGGGCGAGGAAGGAACCGGGATTCTTCGCTGCGCAGACTCCGCTCTAGAATGACAGAAAAGGAAGGGACGCCGGGACCGGGATTCTTCCCCTTCGGCTTCGCTCAGGGCTTCGGCTCAATCACAGCAACTTTCGCTCAGAATGACTCCTATGGCCGCTAACTTTTTTTGTGTCATTCTAGAGCGCAGCGAAGAATCTCGCGCGCCAGCGCGTATCGCTTCAGCACCAACATCCGGTTATGCAACGTGGGCGGCGTCGGGCGTCGCACCTCTCCCTAACCCTCTCCTTGGACAAGGAGAGGGTTAGGGAAGAACAAGGAGAGCGTGCGTGATCCCGCTTAGTTCGAGCCGGTCGAGCCCAGCAGGTTGCCGCCCAGGGTCGCGTTGCCGACCCTCACGTCGCCGAGCACGTTGATCATCGCCGGCTTGCCCGACTTGAACGCGCGCTCGAGCGCCGGAATGATCTGGTCGGCGGTCTCGACCTGCTCGCCATGGCATCCCATCTCGGCGAAGATTTTGTCGTAGCGAATGTTCGGCAGCATGTTGAACGGATCGGTGTTGCCCGCGAGCCCCGGCATCTGGTCG
This portion of the Candidatus Binatus sp. genome encodes:
- a CDS encoding response regulator; its protein translation is MAVRALIAHSSGTTRDIMRSHFECGGCQVVAETETVAQTIDIFRTTRPDVIALDIGLRGAKGIDGLQLFRTIRRESPAASIVIVTASQSPDDHRIYRREGALECIAEPFGNFGLARVWRRLLDVYPELRRTDRAASGH
- a CDS encoding DNA repair exonuclease, with protein sequence MPAKPHPHHPLRIVHTSDVHLESDTFGSGERGAYLRAVVRNAFARVIDIANDRNADMLLIVGDLFDSARVSEEGLAFAMATIGRAQMPVVMIPGNHDAHDERSIYAGLAPGAIPENLHLILEPEGRAIDFPELAARVWGRAIVEHTPDYRPLGGVPEREEGLWNIALAHGFFMEEGEIERSSPITPAEIERSRYDYVALGHVHVLGDVSQGSTRAFYCGTPAPLYSSENSGWVLWVNCVPGQPVSIERLMVRKSD
- the aroF gene encoding 3-deoxy-7-phosphoheptulonate synthase — protein: MIVVMKAHASEAEIQAVVRMVEDLDYNAHIIRGVERTVVACVGDERGEKHQLTHLESVAGVERVMPVVRSFKLASREVRPEGSRIKVGNAEIGGPRITVIAGPCAVESEAQIEAAADAVKAAGAHALRGGAFKPRTSPYSFQGMEDEGLVLLEHAGRRVGLPVVTEIMDPHDIELVAEHSDMLQVGARNAQNFSLLRRLGRINKPVLLKRGMSMKLEEFMMAAEYILSEGNPNVVLCERGIRTFETATRNTLDLNAVPLLKEWTHLPVLVDPSHGTGIYSLVAPMALAAIAAGADGLLIEVHPHPESALSDGPQQLKPSRFADLMKALKPLAEAVGRTL
- a CDS encoding toxin-antitoxin system YwqK family antitoxin, whose amino-acid sequence is MNAKIALIILATTLFACKTVPSCPPGTRPVGEAPPKGSETACVKTVGGQEVKEGPYVLYHDDGSKMIQGEYHDGKQTGEWTMWYDNGQKQSIDHYQDGVQEGEHVGWYTSGKISATGMYKNGKREGVWKRWDPNGFKNWEETYKDDKKIS